CCATTGCAAAAGCCATTGATGCCTGCAACAAAAAAGGCGGAGGACGCGTGGTGGTTCCTGCCGGAATTTGGCTTACAGGACAAATTCATTTGAAGAGTGATGTGAATTTATATTTGGAAGAAGGAGCTGTTTTGAGTTTTACCGATAATCCCGATGATTATTTACCTGCCGTAATGACTTCGTGGGAAGGACTGGAATGCTATAATTACTCTCCATTAGTGTATGCTTATCAATGTGAAAATGTGGCAATTACAGGAAAAGGAACTTTGCAACCCAAAATGGATTTTTGGAAAACATGGTTTGCCCGTCCACAAGCACATTTAGACGCCTCAAAAGAACTTTACACCAAAGCATCCACCAACGTTCCGGTGATTGAACGTCAAATGGCGGTGGGAGAAAATCATTTCCGTCCGCATTTAATTCAGTTTAACCGATGCAAAAACGTGTTGCTCGACGGTTTCAAAATCCGTGAAAGTCCGTTTTGGACAATTCATATCTATATGTGCGACAATGGAATAGCTCGTAATCTGGACGTAAGAGCGCACGGTCATAACAACGATGGCATTGACCTTGAAATGACACGGAATTTTTTGGTGGAAAACTGCATTTTTGACCAAGGCGATGATGCGGTGGTGATAAAAGCGGGTCGCAATCAGGACGCGTGGCGATTAAATACACCCACAGAAAATGTGGTCATCCGCAATTGTGAAATTATTAAAGGACACGCATTGATGGCTGTCGGAAGTGAAATGTCGAGTGGAATTCGTAATATTTATATGACAGATTGTAAGGCTACAAGCAATGTTTTGAATATGTTTTACATTAAAACCAATCATCGTCGCGGAGGTTTTATCGAAAATATTTATATGAATAATGTGGAATGCGCGTCAACAGGAAGCGTTTTAGGCATTGATACCGATGTGCTTTATCAGTGGAAAGATTTGGTTCCCACGTACGAAACACGCATTACAAAAATCAGAGGTATTTATTTGACAAATGTAAAATGTGATGTTGCAGATAATGTATACGACTTGAAAGGGGATATCAGGCAACCTATTTCAGATATAGAGATTAAAAATGTTTACGTAAAAAAGATAAAAAAATATTACAATAAAGTGTTAAACGTACTCAACTTAAAAGAAGAGAATGTAAAATACGATGAATATGTAGAAGGACAAAAATAAAAAAACAAACAATGAAAACCTTAAACAAAAAAAGTCTAACAACACTACTTTTTATAGCAATTTCAACTGTTCATTTGATTGCACAAGATATTTTTCCTGATGGAACTCAAATTCCTGAGTGGTTCAGTAAAACTGAAACCGTCAATATTAAAACGCTTGGAAAACAATATGTTATCACCAAATACGGAGTGAAAAAAGACAGTGCTTTGCTTCAAACCGAAAAAATCCAAAAAATAATTGACTTAGCTTCCAACGCTGGCGGAGGCGTAATCATTGTACCCAAAGGAACGTTTTTGACCGGCTCGCTTTTCTTCAAACCCAAAACGCATCTTTATCTTGCAGAAGGAGCTGTACTCAAAGGAAGCGACAATATCAACAATTTTCCGGTGGTTGAAACACGCATCGAAGGAGAAACCTGCAAATATTTTCCGGCAGTGATAAACGCTGATAAAGTGGACGGTTTTACACTTTCAGGGAAAGGAACCATCAACGGAAATGGATTGCGTTATTGGAAAGCGTTTTGGCTCCGTCGTGAATGGAATCCTAAATGTACCAACAAGGATGAAATGCGCCCGCGTTTGGTGTATATTTCCAACAGCAACGATGTGCAAATTTCAGGAGTTACACTCCAAAATTCTCCGTTTTGGACATCGCATTATTACAAATGTAACAACTTGAAAATTCTAAACGTTACTTTTTTCTCACCGGTAAAACCTGTAAAATCACCAAGTACCGATGCCATTGACATTGATGTTTGTTCCAATGTGTTGGTAAAAGGTTGTTATATGGAAGTCAATGACGATGCCATTGCACTCAAGGGAGGGAAAGGACCCACATCCGATAAAAATCCCAACAATGGCGGAAATTACAACATCATTATTGAAGATTGTACGTATGGTTTTTGTCACAGCGCTTTAACTTGCGGAAGCGAAAGTATTCACGACAGAAATATAATTTTACGACGATGTAAATTAAATAATCCTCAGATGCTCTTACATTTGAAAATGCGTCCGGATACTCCACAGAAGTACGAATATATCCTTATTGAAGACATTGCAGGAGAAGTAGGAAAATTCATTTCCGTTCGTCCCTGGACACAGTTTTTCGATTTGAAAGGCGAAAATCCACCGCCACCTTCGCGTTCAGGCAACGTCACGATGCGGAACATCAACTTAGACTGTGAAACTTTTTTTGACGTTGCCAAATCCGAAAAATATATACTATCCGGTTTTACTTTTGAAAACTTGAATATAAAAGCCAAAAACGACATTTTTGACCAAAGCATTATCCGAAATCTGAAATTGGAAAATGTAAAAGTAAACGATGTGGAAGTGAAATAATTTTATATTGACAATTTAATTAATGGCAAAATGAGAAAATCCATATAATTCTCACAACCTAATTCTCTCTTTTGATAAAGGGAGATGTCCGTCCCGATAGCTATTGGGAGAAGACAGAGGGTTAGAACATTAAATTTATAAACACATACTAATGAAAAACAAACATCTTTTTATCTCAATTTTTATTTTTCTGATAACCATTTCGTTATCAGCACAGGAAACAAAAAATATTCGTTTAACCGAACTTTTTAATTTTGGTTGGAAATTCCATCTGGGAGATTTGAAAGATGCCGAAAAAGCGCAGTTTGACGATGGTTCGTGGACTGAGTTGGACTTGCCTCACGATTTTCAAATTAATCAACTTTGGGATAAATCTGCATCGCCTGCCCGCGGATTTAAAAAAATGGAAACCGGCTGGTACAGAAAAACATTCAAAGCTAATCCCGAATGGAAAGGAAAGCGTGTTTTTGTTGATTTTGAGGGGATTATGCTTACCGGTGATGCTTATTTAAATGGAGAGAAAATTGGCGGAACCGATTACGGTTATCTTGGTTTTGAAAGCGACATAACAAAAAAACTCCATTTTGATGGTGAAAATGTGATGGCAGTAAGAGCCAGCACCGGAGAAAACGGAAATTCCAGATGGTACACCGGAGGCGGAATTTTTAGAGATGTACATATTTTTGTAAAAGATACGGTAGCGGTTGCGCGTCACGGTGTATTTATAACTACTTCCAATATTTTAGAACAAAATGCTGATGTAAACGTACAGGTAGAAGTAGAAGGAATTAGAGGGAAAAAATTAAATGTAGAAATTATTACTAAAATATTTTCTCCTGATGGAAAACAAGTTGGTGAAACAAAAAAATCAGCCCCTCAAAAATCTAAAAAATCTACTGATGAAGTTCTTTTGCCCGCAGTAAATATTGTCAATCCGCAACTTTGGTCTTGCGAAACGCCGAATCTTTACACCGCAAAAGTTACATTGACTTTGGATGGGGAAATCGTTGATGAAATAACGCAGAAATTCGGCATCAGAACCGTTGAATTTTCAAAAGAATTTGGTTTCAAACTCAACGGAAAAAAGGTTTTTCTCAAAGGAATTGCAAATCATCACGATTTGGGAGCTGTTGGCGCTGCTGCTTATGAAACTTCCATCGGGCGACAATTTGATTTGCTCAAATCGTTTGGTTTCAATGCTGTGCGCACATCGCATAATCCTTATTCGGAAGCATTTTTACGCCTTGCCGATGAAAAAGGAATTTTAATTGTGGATGAAATTTACGATAAATGGAGCAACAAAGATTATTGGGCAGGACGCATTCCTTGGACGGAAATTTGGTATAAAAACATCCCCGAATGGATAAAACGCGACCGCAATCATCCTTCGGTCATTTTGTGGAGTTTCGGAAACGAGTTGCAGATTGTTGATAATTGGGCGGGCTTTCCTACAAATGACTGGGGTGTAACCACTTACAAAATTCTCAAAACGCTTGCCGAACGTTATGACCCTACACGAAAAACCACCGTTGCAATGTTTCCCGCTCGTGCCGGAGCACTTACGAAAAGCGATCCTGATTTCAACATCAAAGTTGTTCCTCCTGAATTGGCTACTGTTACCGATGTTTCAAGTTTTAATTATCGCTGGATAAGTTATCCTGAATATCTGAAACAAGCTCCCGATATGATTATTTTTCAAAGTGAAGCAACAACAAATGAGCTGGGTGCGCCTTTCTATGGGATGGACAGAGAAAAAATGGTGGGACTTGCATATTGGGGCGCTATTGATTATTGGGGCGAATCAAACGGTTACCCGTGGAAAGGATGGCATTATTCTTTTTTCGACCATACATTAAAACCTTATCCGCAAGCGTATCTGATAAAAAGTATTTTTACAGATGAACCTGTTGTACACATTGGAGTAGTTGATAAGGCATCGGAAAGTATGGATTGGAACGAACAAACTATTGGTACAATGAATGTTTCAGACCATTGGGACAGAGAAGAAGGAAAAAAATACAATATTCTCACTTTTACCAATGCTGATGAAGTGGAACTTTTGATTAACGGAAAATCCGTCGGAATAAAACAGAATGATACCACCGATGTTAAAAAACGAAATATGATTTTTTGGCAAAATGTACCTTATGAAAAGGGAAAAATTACCGCTGTTGCACGTAAAAACGGAAAAGAAGTCGCTCGTCATCAATTAGAAACTACAGGAAAAGCCGTCGCATTAAAAATTGAAGCGGAAAATAATGACTTCAAAGCAAATGGAATGGATTTAAAATACGTAAGAGTATATGCCGTAGATAATAAAGGAAGGGTTGTTCCTGAAGCTGAAAATGAAATTACGTTTGATGTTTCCGGAGTGGCAAAATTAATTGCGGTAGATAACGGAGATCATAAAAGTGATGAACTTTTTGACACTAATAAACGCAAGTTAAATAGTGGTTGTGCGCTGGCTATTTTACGGGCAGGAAAAACCACCGGACAGGTTAAAATAAAAGCATCGGCACAGGGATTAAAAAGCGTGGAGAAAATATTATTTGTGAAATAGTATTCTAAATCAAATTAAAAGAATGTGAGGATTATTTCTGCGTGTTCTTTGAATAAAAAACTATTTATGTAGTGGTCGACAATGATTTTAATTCTAAACCAAGACGAAAAAACAGTAATAAATAGGGAGAAAAAATATTGGTAAAAAGTTTGTGTCACACCCAATTATGCCTAATTTCTACTATAACAGGGGAACTTGAAAAATTAAAATTCTGATTACAAGCAGATTAATGTCTTGTTTTGTGTTTCTTTCTGAAATTTCTGTCCTTTATACCTTTACGAATAGTATTCTTTTTTTTATTATAAAAAGAATACGTGAAATCCATAAGTGCAAATTAAAATTTCTTAATTGTTACACATAAATCTTATCTTGTAGAAAACGATTTTTAGAAACATTTGTTTTTTAACAAATTTATTGTTTTTCAAAAGAAAAAAATGTAAAATTATGCTATAAAACATATACTTTAAAAATATGTCAAAAAGTATAGTCATAAAATCATTTCTATCATTTCCTCCTTACAAATTATCTTTATTTTTGTGTGAAAAATTTAACTTTAATCAACTGATTCTTGAAATAAATATCTGATTGTGAGTTGATTATTTGATAATTTATCATATCGCAAAGAAAATAGTTCTTTGACATTTTGTTTATTTTAAAATGCTCCATTATTAAATCAAAAATATCTTTTACCAATCAAAATCTCGAAGATTTAATAATTTTTGCGTACTGAAATAACCAAATAAAATCTAATATGAAATTCTATGACTTATACTTTTTTATTCCCTGTAATTTGAAGTAAAAATATTATAGAATACACATTTAAAATTCTGAAAAACAATTTAATTGCTGATAATTAATTATTTATAACGATATTATCTAAAAGTATAATTATAAAGCTCTAATAATATGGTCAATAAAATTAAAATCTATTTTTTCCCTCTACTTTGTTTGTTGCTTTTTTCTGCTTGTAATAAAAGCAAGGACGAATACTATGCAGAACCAAGTTGGTTAGATAAACCCTTGTATGAAGTTTTGCAAAATGAAGGAAACTTTAAAAGTTATTTAGCTTGTATAGACCGTACACTTTATGCTCCACAATTAAAAGAGGGAGGATATTTTACACTTATGGCTCCAAATGACGAAGCCTTTAGTGCATATTTGAACGAAAAAGGATATACCTCAGTGGATGACATTCCTATCGAAGAAGTAAATAAAATAATTGCATATTCAATTATTCAATCGTATTGGTTATCAGAAAACTTAGGTGATATTTTTACAGGAACTGTTGATGACAGGTATGATATTGGAGATGGACTTAAAAAACAAACTTATTATTATGCAACAGTTTACAAAGATTCAGAATATGATAACCGCTGGGTAATAGATCAGAATTCCACTTCTACAAGTTTCAATACAACTACCAACAATTTCAAATATTATCCGGTATTTATGCAAACTTATTTTGCAAAAGCAAATCTCACAGCTATAGATTATAATACATTTTTCCCTAATACACAATATATTGGAGGACAAACTGTTGAAACGGGTATGATTGGGAATGTCTATAACGGACAAATTGTAAAACCAAATCTGAAGGCAAGAAACGGAATCGCTCACGAAGTTTCTGTGGTTGGAGTTCCGCTTGACAATATGGATAAATTTTTACGTGAAGATCAATATAATACTTTCAAATCGTTATTGGATTTCAAAGATGTTTCCGGAAGTTACGTATATAAAAATTACATTGAAGATGCTACGCAAACAGAAAAATATAAATTACTTAGACCAAACGATGCCATCGATAAAGTTTATGTAAAAAGTTATAACACCTCCGGGCTCCAACCTCTTTCTTTCTCACCCGCATTAGAGCTTATATATGATGATAATAGATCAAATTTGACCCAATCAAACGGTTATACATTATTTGTTCCAAGTAACGATGCGTTAACAAATTATATTAATAATCGTTTGCTAAAATATTATCATTCATTATCCGATCTACCTATCGAAGCTATCACTACATTAATAAACACACATATGGTGAATAGTATGATATGGCCTTCACAATTAAAAACATCACAAGTTTCAACAGGAGAATATATAAATGGTCAAGGCGCATTGGGCAATAGTTACGATAATTTTGGAGTAACCGATAAAAAATTTGCAAGTAACGGTTTTATTTATACTATTGATCACGTTATTAAAAGTAAATTATTTGAAACCATTTACTCTGGAATTTACCTAAATCCTTCCTACACAAATTTGGATGCAGTATATAGAGTATACTATAATTTATCTCTGCGTCAGGATTTAATGAAAAGTATTATCACGGGTTATCCAAATGTGAGATATACTCTTTTGATGATTTCAAATGACCAATTTGCAAATGACGGGTTCACCTATAATTCTGAAACGGCAACATTTTCCAATTCATCTCTTGTAAGTACAACTGTGTCAGAACGTATTAGAAGACTTACACGTACACATTTATTTGATGGTTGGGTGGACAACAATATCAATTCGGAAGTCAACTTCACAGATGGAATTTCTGAATATGGCGGTTATGGATTCAGAAATACAGATTATGGTGATGTTGTAAGATATAAAAATAACCAATTACAAGCCAGTGGAAATATAGAAGAGAATACATTTGTAAACATCACAAAAAATGAAACATTTGATAATGGAACGGTTTATACCATCGACAAGATGTTGCAATACTCCAAACGAGAATCAAGCCCTACAACTTCTGATGGATGGAATAGCGGAACTTTGTGGCATTATATTCAACAAACAGCGCAAGAAAATTCAAATGTGTCTATGTTTGCAGATTATGTTCAGTACGCTTTAAAAACCACAAGTACAGATGCTCTTTTAGGAATAAGTGAAGATAATTTCTATACTATTGTAATGCCTAATAACAATGCCATTATACGTGCTCAAGCTGCAAAAGACCTTCCAAGTTTAGATAGTCTTAAATTAGGTACACTTAGTCAAGAAAGAGTGGATATGTGTGTGAAATTTGTTCAAACACATTTCCTTCAAGGTTATGCATTCCCTGATGACAGATTACCTTATATGTATCCTTATAATATAAATTCTCCAAACAAAAACATAGTTTCCACAATGTATAGAATTACGAATGAACCAATGAAATTATTTAATCAACACACCAATATTGTTGTATCTAAAGATGCATCGGGAAGTTTAACCTTTACGCCCGATGATGTATATATTGACGGGAAATTGATTATAAAAGGAAATTATGGTTTACCTGTTCCAGTTCCAAGAATTATAACCGGAACCGCTAAAACAGGGAATAACGGGTATAGAAGTAACAGAATATGCGGAAGATCAATTCATCATGAATATACCAATTATTTTAAGTTCACGGTGCAAAATTGACTAAAACAAGAGAAAATATCACATTATTAAAATATAGATATTCTAACTAAAAAAGAATCATTAATAATACCTGAAAATAGATATTTCATGAAAAAAACAATTAACATTTACTGCTTTGTTCTGGGATTACTCTTATTATTCCCAATGTTGTCTTTTGCGCAGGAAAAAACATTAATAAGGGGTACTGTTATTGATAATGATGGAGAACCATTAATAAGGGCGACTATTACAGAGAGGGATAAAGACAACCGCATTTTATCAAGTGCAGTAACAGACATTGATGGTAATTTCAGTATAAATGTATTCAATCCTAACAACAGATTATCATTCAGGTATGTGGGATTTAAAGAAAAAATAGTTGTTCCCGGAAAAGAAAGAGTGTTGAATGTTTCCTTGGAAGATGCGAATATTACCACTACCAGTGAGGTTACTATCACGGCAAAAGCTCAACGTAATCTTGGGGGATTGGCAATTGATGACAGAGATTTGTCAATGGCAATGTCAAAAATCAATGCAGAAGAGTTGGAAGGATTACATACCTCATCTATTGATGATGCTTTACAAGGACGTATGTCTGGGGTAGATATTGTAGGAACCACAGGAAATCCCGGTGCCGGAATGTCAATTCGTGTTCGTGGTCTTACTTCAATGAATGGAAATAATCAACCATTAATAGTAGTAGATGGAGTACCCATTGAAACAACTGTAGGTGCAACAGGAGCTAATTTTGACTTAGCAAATGCAACCGAAGAAGAATTTTCACAAATGTTAAATATCCCTCCTTCAGATATTCAAGAAGTAGTAGTTTTGAAAGATGCAGCGGCTTCTGCTATTTACGGTTCACGAGGAGCGAATGGGGTTTTATTGATTACAACAAAAAGAGGTTCAATAAGTCCTCCAAAAATTAGCGTTCAGAGCACATTTACATTAAATACTCCTCGCGAAAGAATACCAACACTTTCAGGATATCAATACGTAACTATGGTAAATGAAGCAATGTTCAATGCCGGAAAAGTTTTGAGCACAACAGAATATCCTGAATTTGCTTACGATCCAAACAATCCAGAATATTATTACAATTATTCAAACAATACCGATTGGGTTGAAGCTATAACAAAAAATGGCTTTGCCCAAGATTATAATATATCTCTCACAGGTGGTAGCCGAAAAGTGAGATATTATTTTTCTTCAGGATATTGGGATGAGACAGGAACAACTATTGGTACCGGATATCAACGTTTGAACACACGTGCTAATTTAAATTATACCGTGTCTGATAAATTACGTTTCCAAGCAGATATTGCTTATACTCATTCTAATAAGCAAATGAATTTTATTCCCGAAGCATCAAATTACACAAGTGGGGACTTGGCAAGTAAAGCATATGTGAAAATGCCAAATCAAAGCATATACTATTATAATATTTATGGAGAGCAAACATCACTATATTATACCCCTTATACAAACGTACAAGGAACTTATCCAAGTGTGTATAATCCGGTGGCAATGGCAAATGATAGTAAAAATACAATTACCAGTGATAATGTAAAACCCAATTTTGTTTTGACTTACGATTTTACGAACGCTTGGCAGTTTTCTTTTAATGTTAGTTTTGAAATAGCCAATAATAAAACAAAACAATATTTGCCTCAAACTGCAACAGGATTATTGTGGAACAATAGTTCAACTAACTGGGCTTTAGATGGAGATGACGATACGTTTACTATGCAAACTTTTAGTAAGTTAAGATGGATTCCAAAATTTAAGAATGATAACATACACAGATTCATAGCATTACTTGGCTATAATACGTATGATACAAGAGGAAATAGTTATTACGAAGCGACCTCTAATTTACCCTCAACTTTCTTACAAGATCCCTCCATTTCATCTCGAGTTTATCCTTCAGGTTCATTAAAAGCCGGATTTTCTCAAAGGCGTACTCTGTCGCTATATGCCAATGCCAATTATACTTTATTAGACAGATATATTATTTACGGTAGTATACGTATGGATGGAGATTCCCGATTTGGGAAAAATTACCGATATGGAATTTTTCCGGCAATATCAGGGAGATACAGAATATCGGGAGAACCATTTATGAAGGAAATAAAATGGATAGATGATTTGTCTGTCAGGGCATCTTGGGGTGTTAATGGCAATCCCCCAAGCAATGATTATATTTATTATGGAAGATACGATAACTATGATTGGTATTATTTGGGAAATGCAGCAACATATCCTACATCTTTTTCTTTGGATAATCTACATTGGGAAGTAACCACCCAAAAAAACATAGGATTGAACCTTATTTGTTTTGATGAGCGTGTAAATATGGAATTTGAATACTATATAAAAAGAACCGATGATAATATCCCGGATAAAGGGATTTCAATCCCTACTTCTTCCGGATTTTCAAGTGCCATACTCAACTCCAATACAATAGAAAACATAGGATGGGAATTAAATGTGATGACCACACCCATAAGGAATAAAGACTGGAAAGTGGATTTAAGTTTTAATGTGGCACGTTCACAAAATTTTGTAAGAGAACTAGCTCCGTATTCAACTACGGAAAGTGGCGATTGGCAATATAATGGTCAATATCTCACCCGTACTGAATTAAATCAACCTTACGGCTCTTTCTACGGATTTTTATATGACGGAGTTTATTTGAACAAAGACCAAACTATTGCTAGAGATAAGGATGGAAATAAAATATATACGATGGGTGATAATGGAGAGTTGGAACCCGTATATATGAAATTTGGTTATCCTACTATTGGTTATGAATTCCAACCTGGTGACGCTCGTTACGTAGATATTAATCACGATGGAAATATTAATTTGCAAGACGTTGTTTATCTTGGTGACTATAATCCGCTTTTCTTTGGAGGTTTCGGACCGACTATAAGATATAAAAACTTTTCGATAAACAGTTGGTTTGTATATCGTTATGGTAACGATATTATGAATATGACCAGAATGACAATGGAAAACATGTATGGTTTCAATAACCAAAGCACCTCGGTTTTAAAACGTTTTACACACGAATATGAAGTTGGTTCTGAGTCGGAAGCTCCTGTCGATTTATTGCCACGTGCGCTTTATTCAAAAGGTTACAACTGGCTGGGGTCGAGTCGTTTCATAGAAAAAGGGTCATTTATAAGATGGAAAACTGCTACTTTACGATATAATATGCCTAAGAGAGTAGTAAAAACAATTGGAATAAGCGATATGAACGTATGGTTTACAATGCAAAATATTTACGTTTTGACAAATTACACAGGTCAAGATCCTGAAGTGTCTATTTCCGGAAGCACACCGGGACAAGATGCTTCACGTTCTCCCAGACCATATCAATTTACTTTTGGATTTAAATTCGGATTATAAAAAATCAATGAAAAACATGAAATTATATACAATTATGAAATTTAAATTGTTTATAGGAATTAGCATCATTCTTTTTTCAGGTCTTTCTGCTTGCTCTGATTATCTGAATCTGGAGCCACAAGATGGTGTAATAACTGAAGAATTCTGGCAAAATAAAGAAGAAGTAAAAGATGCAGTAATGGGATGTTATGCCGGAATGATGTCTTATTCCAATATGGAAAGGTTTATTTGGTGGGGTGAGTTGAGGGCCGATTTAATAAAACCACGTACAACAGGTTCGTTGTTTACACAAATGGACAATTTCCAAAACGGAGATATTACTTCTACCATGAGTTATTGCTCTTGGGCAGATGCTTATAAAGT
The genomic region above belongs to uncultured Paludibacter sp. and contains:
- a CDS encoding Beta-galactosidase, with the protein product MKNKHLFISIFIFLITISLSAQETKNIRLTELFNFGWKFHLGDLKDAEKAQFDDGSWTELDLPHDFQINQLWDKSASPARGFKKMETGWYRKTFKANPEWKGKRVFVDFEGIMLTGDAYLNGEKIGGTDYGYLGFESDITKKLHFDGENVMAVRASTGENGNSRWYTGGGIFRDVHIFVKDTVAVARHGVFITTSNILEQNADVNVQVEVEGIRGKKLNVEIITKIFSPDGKQVGETKKSAPQKSKKSTDEVLLPAVNIVNPQLWSCETPNLYTAKVTLTLDGEIVDEITQKFGIRTVEFSKEFGFKLNGKKVFLKGIANHHDLGAVGAAAYETSIGRQFDLLKSFGFNAVRTSHNPYSEAFLRLADEKGILIVDEIYDKWSNKDYWAGRIPWTEIWYKNIPEWIKRDRNHPSVILWSFGNELQIVDNWAGFPTNDWGVTTYKILKTLAERYDPTRKTTVAMFPARAGALTKSDPDFNIKVVPPELATVTDVSSFNYRWISYPEYLKQAPDMIIFQSEATTNELGAPFYGMDREKMVGLAYWGAIDYWGESNGYPWKGWHYSFFDHTLKPYPQAYLIKSIFTDEPVVHIGVVDKASESMDWNEQTIGTMNVSDHWDREEGKKYNILTFTNADEVELLINGKSVGIKQNDTTDVKKRNMIFWQNVPYEKGKITAVARKNGKEVARHQLETTGKAVALKIEAENNDFKANGMDLKYVRVYAVDNKGRVVPEAENEITFDVSGVAKLIAVDNGDHKSDELFDTNKRKLNSGCALAILRAGKTTGQVKIKASAQGLKSVEKILFVK
- a CDS encoding conserved exported hypothetical protein (Evidence 4 : Unknown function but conserved in other organisms), with amino-acid sequence MKTLNKKSLTTLLFIAISTVHLIAQDIFPDGTQIPEWFSKTETVNIKTLGKQYVITKYGVKKDSALLQTEKIQKIIDLASNAGGGVIIVPKGTFLTGSLFFKPKTHLYLAEGAVLKGSDNINNFPVVETRIEGETCKYFPAVINADKVDGFTLSGKGTINGNGLRYWKAFWLRREWNPKCTNKDEMRPRLVYISNSNDVQISGVTLQNSPFWTSHYYKCNNLKILNVTFFSPVKPVKSPSTDAIDIDVCSNVLVKGCYMEVNDDAIALKGGKGPTSDKNPNNGGNYNIIIEDCTYGFCHSALTCGSESIHDRNIILRRCKLNNPQMLLHLKMRPDTPQKYEYILIEDIAGEVGKFISVRPWTQFFDLKGENPPPPSRSGNVTMRNINLDCETFFDVAKSEKYILSGFTFENLNIKAKNDIFDQSIIRNLKLENVKVNDVEVK
- a CDS encoding conserved exported hypothetical protein (Evidence 4 : Unknown function but conserved in other organisms), producing MVNKIKIYFFPLLCLLLFSACNKSKDEYYAEPSWLDKPLYEVLQNEGNFKSYLACIDRTLYAPQLKEGGYFTLMAPNDEAFSAYLNEKGYTSVDDIPIEEVNKIIAYSIIQSYWLSENLGDIFTGTVDDRYDIGDGLKKQTYYYATVYKDSEYDNRWVIDQNSTSTSFNTTTNNFKYYPVFMQTYFAKANLTAIDYNTFFPNTQYIGGQTVETGMIGNVYNGQIVKPNLKARNGIAHEVSVVGVPLDNMDKFLREDQYNTFKSLLDFKDVSGSYVYKNYIEDATQTEKYKLLRPNDAIDKVYVKSYNTSGLQPLSFSPALELIYDDNRSNLTQSNGYTLFVPSNDALTNYINNRLLKYYHSLSDLPIEAITTLINTHMVNSMIWPSQLKTSQVSTGEYINGQGALGNSYDNFGVTDKKFASNGFIYTIDHVIKSKLFETIYSGIYLNPSYTNLDAVYRVYYNLSLRQDLMKSIITGYPNVRYTLLMISNDQFANDGFTYNSETATFSNSSLVSTTVSERIRRLTRTHLFDGWVDNNINSEVNFTDGISEYGGYGFRNTDYGDVVRYKNNQLQASGNIEENTFVNITKNETFDNGTVYTIDKMLQYSKRESSPTTSDGWNSGTLWHYIQQTAQENSNVSMFADYVQYALKTTSTDALLGISEDNFYTIVMPNNNAIIRAQAAKDLPSLDSLKLGTLSQERVDMCVKFVQTHFLQGYAFPDDRLPYMYPYNINSPNKNIVSTMYRITNEPMKLFNQHTNIVVSKDASGSLTFTPDDVYIDGKLIIKGNYGLPVPVPRIITGTAKTGNNGYRSNRICGRSIHHEYTNYFKFTVQN
- a CDS encoding Polygalacturonase (Pectinase), producing the protein MKILKQLTFTLLFLLFVNNIFSSDNYKTITVDAPFKMELIKEFIYPKKDFPINKFGAKSGGVFLNTKAIAKAIDACNKKGGGRVVVPAGIWLTGQIHLKSDVNLYLEEGAVLSFTDNPDDYLPAVMTSWEGLECYNYSPLVYAYQCENVAITGKGTLQPKMDFWKTWFARPQAHLDASKELYTKASTNVPVIERQMAVGENHFRPHLIQFNRCKNVLLDGFKIRESPFWTIHIYMCDNGIARNLDVRAHGHNNDGIDLEMTRNFLVENCIFDQGDDAVVIKAGRNQDAWRLNTPTENVVIRNCEIIKGHALMAVGSEMSSGIRNIYMTDCKATSNVLNMFYIKTNHRRGGFIENIYMNNVECASTGSVLGIDTDVLYQWKDLVPTYETRITKIRGIYLTNVKCDVADNVYDLKGDIRQPISDIEIKNVYVKKIKKYYNKVLNVLNLKEENVKYDEYVEGQK
- a CDS encoding hypothetical protein (Evidence 5 : Unknown function) is translated as MSKNYFLCDMINYQIINSQSDIYFKNQLIKVKFFTQK